The Shewanella mangrovisoli genome has a window encoding:
- a CDS encoding MATE family efflux transporter yields the protein MKDRHGLLSAPIGRVLLNMSLPNLIGIMTILGFSLADTFFISQLGTEALAAISFTFPVTLIISSIAIGIGAGVSTNLGRLIGSGNAPRAKVFLHDALLLTFILIASLSALGSIFIKPLFSLLGANDTSLPLIHDYMVYWYVGAPLLVLLMVGNQGLRSTGDTRSPAMIMALAAIINLILDPLLIFGIGPFPRLEIQGAAIATLFSWLIALSLSGYLLIIKRNMLEWAAFDIDRMRANWSKLAHIAQPAALMNLINPLANAVIMAMLAHIDHSAVAAFGAGTRLESVLLIVVMALSSSLMPFIAQNLGAGQTQRAKQALLLSLKFIFVFQTLLYIPLAFFAQPLAHLFSTDPQVLEWLSFYILVLPCAYGPLGIVIIFATALNAYHRPMSSLVINLCRLVLLMLPLAALGSYIDGVKGLLLALPITNLLMGIACYYLAQRICEPAKVTTADAI from the coding sequence ATGAAAGACAGACACGGGCTGCTTAGCGCGCCAATTGGTCGTGTACTGCTCAACATGAGCCTCCCCAACTTGATTGGCATTATGACCATTCTAGGTTTTAGCCTCGCTGACACTTTTTTTATCAGTCAGTTAGGGACCGAAGCCTTAGCGGCGATCAGTTTTACCTTTCCGGTGACTTTGATTATTTCCAGTATCGCCATTGGGATTGGCGCCGGCGTTTCCACTAACCTTGGCAGGCTGATAGGTTCGGGCAATGCCCCACGTGCCAAGGTGTTTTTGCACGATGCACTGCTGCTGACCTTTATCCTTATCGCCAGCTTATCCGCCCTAGGTAGCATTTTTATTAAGCCGCTCTTTAGTTTGCTTGGCGCCAATGACACCAGCTTGCCGCTGATCCACGACTATATGGTGTATTGGTATGTGGGCGCGCCGCTGTTGGTGCTACTGATGGTGGGCAATCAAGGCCTGCGCTCGACTGGGGATACTCGATCCCCCGCGATGATCATGGCGCTGGCGGCGATCATTAACTTAATTCTCGATCCCTTATTAATCTTCGGCATTGGGCCTTTCCCACGCTTAGAGATCCAAGGCGCGGCGATTGCAACCCTGTTCTCTTGGCTGATAGCTCTGTCGCTCTCGGGTTATTTGTTGATCATAAAGCGCAATATGTTGGAATGGGCGGCATTTGATATCGACAGAATGCGCGCCAACTGGAGTAAACTCGCCCATATCGCCCAGCCAGCGGCATTGATGAATTTAATCAACCCTCTCGCCAATGCGGTGATTATGGCGATGCTGGCGCATATCGACCACAGCGCCGTCGCAGCCTTTGGTGCGGGCACCCGTTTAGAATCGGTGCTGTTAATCGTGGTGATGGCGCTCTCGTCGAGCCTGATGCCGTTTATCGCGCAAAACCTAGGGGCAGGCCAAACTCAAAGGGCGAAACAGGCGTTGCTGTTATCGCTTAAATTTATCTTTGTATTCCAAACCTTACTCTATATTCCGCTGGCATTTTTCGCCCAGCCACTAGCCCATTTATTCAGTACCGATCCGCAGGTGCTAGAGTGGTTAAGTTTTTATATTCTGGTCTTACCCTGCGCCTATGGCCCGCTCGGCATAGTGATCATCTTTGCCACGGCGCTGAATGCGTACCACAGACCCATGAGCTCGTTAGTGATTAACCTGTGCCGCTTAGTGCTGCTGATGCTGCCACTGGCGGCGCTGGGGTCTTATATCGATGGGGTGAAAGGCTTGTTGCTCGCACTCCCCATCACCAACCTCTTGATGGGGATTGCTTGTTATTATCTGGCGCAGCGCATTTGCGAACCCGCTAAGGTCACAACCGCCGACGCTATTTAA
- a CDS encoding LysR family transcriptional regulator → MDLNLVRTFLVVAECQSYTKAAERMQLTQPAISAAIKRLEKLYGENLFIKQGRGIELSSKGQQLIPAFRQAVSIIENAMNMRKQFNVYCNESLINTLFPIDNINLQESPPEKNQLFEHLRQEKTDIIVDSMLTRDSAFMVEEILLEPLVVICRKDHPRIQQSITKDAFYREEHVFYSGTWEKIRGFELFANEPIEERKMALICHSIASIALNISQSDSIAVIARSFAEQWAAKLNLQILTCPINTDLIPYHLVYHKRQIKNPLHKKIREEIKAKIKALHRQ, encoded by the coding sequence ATGGATTTAAATTTAGTACGTACATTTTTAGTGGTGGCAGAGTGCCAGTCCTATACCAAGGCTGCCGAACGTATGCAATTAACCCAGCCCGCTATTAGCGCGGCCATTAAACGACTAGAAAAACTCTACGGTGAAAATCTCTTTATCAAGCAAGGGCGAGGCATAGAACTCTCCAGTAAAGGGCAGCAACTTATCCCCGCATTTCGTCAAGCTGTCAGTATTATCGAAAATGCGATGAATATGCGAAAGCAGTTTAATGTTTACTGTAATGAGTCGCTGATAAACACCTTATTCCCCATTGATAACATTAATTTGCAAGAATCTCCGCCGGAGAAAAACCAGCTGTTTGAACACCTACGCCAAGAGAAAACCGACATTATTGTCGATAGTATGTTGACCCGAGACAGTGCATTTATGGTGGAGGAAATTCTCTTAGAGCCCTTAGTGGTGATTTGCCGAAAAGACCATCCACGAATTCAGCAAAGCATCACCAAAGACGCCTTTTATCGTGAAGAGCATGTGTTTTATAGCGGCACGTGGGAAAAGATCCGCGGCTTTGAACTCTTTGCCAACGAACCCATTGAAGAACGCAAAATGGCATTAATCTGTCATTCGATTGCCAGTATTGCCTTGAATATTTCTCAGAGTGATTCAATTGCCGTTATCGCCCGCTCCTTTGCCGAACAATGGGCCGCAAAATTAAATCTGCAAATATTAACTTGCCCCATTAATACCGATTTAATTCCCTATCATTTGGTTTATCACAAACGACAAATTAAAAATCCCCTACATAAAAAAATTAGAGAAGAAATAAAAGCCAAGATAAAGGCTTTACATAGGCAATAA
- a CDS encoding arylsulfatase, which yields MSTGKKPRSNKFVLNACTLALGAASVTAYAADKPNILVIFGDDVGYWNLSTYNNGMLAYSTPNIDSIAAEGTKFTNFYAQQSSTAGRSAFITGQMPKRTGLSKVGMPGAPEGISEKDPTIATMLKNLGYATGQFGKNHLGDRDEHLPTNHGFDEFFGNLYHLNAEEEPENVDYPKDPAFRKKFGPRGVIHSYADGKIEDTGPLTRKRMETVDGEFLDAAGAFIEKQVKADKPFFTWFNTTRMHNYTHVPDSYAGKTGAGFYADGMKQHDDEVGKLLKKIKDLGIDDNTIIIYTSDNGPMVDMWPDAGVTPFRSEKNTGWEGAFRVPGMIKWPGHIKPGTTKNGIVSLEDFFPTLVAAAGGEGVEKELLKGKKVGKQTYKVHLDGYNQLPYFTDKTQESARKEFVYWSDDGDLLALRYNQYKFHFMIQEHETGFAVWQYPFTKLRVPLIFDLSVDPFEKGDKGMGYNTWMYERAFLMGPAMAKVGEVMESFKEFPPRMEAGTFVPR from the coding sequence ATGAGTACAGGAAAAAAACCGCGCTCAAATAAGTTTGTGCTAAATGCTTGCACATTGGCTTTGGGCGCCGCGTCAGTGACAGCCTATGCTGCAGATAAACCAAATATTCTAGTTATTTTTGGTGATGATGTGGGTTACTGGAACTTAAGTACCTACAACAATGGAATGTTGGCATATAGCACGCCCAATATTGACAGTATTGCCGCAGAAGGAACTAAGTTTACTAACTTCTATGCCCAGCAGAGTTCTACCGCGGGTCGTAGTGCTTTTATTACAGGCCAAATGCCTAAGCGTACAGGTCTCTCTAAAGTCGGTATGCCAGGCGCGCCTGAAGGGATTAGCGAAAAAGATCCCACAATTGCCACTATGCTAAAAAATTTAGGTTATGCCACGGGCCAATTTGGTAAAAACCACTTAGGCGATCGCGACGAGCATTTGCCGACTAACCATGGTTTCGACGAGTTCTTTGGTAACTTGTACCACCTCAATGCCGAAGAAGAGCCCGAAAACGTTGATTATCCTAAAGATCCTGCCTTCCGTAAGAAGTTTGGCCCTCGCGGCGTTATCCATTCCTATGCCGATGGCAAAATCGAAGATACAGGCCCACTAACCCGTAAGCGTATGGAAACCGTCGATGGCGAGTTCCTCGATGCGGCTGGAGCCTTTATCGAGAAGCAAGTTAAGGCCGATAAACCCTTCTTCACTTGGTTTAACACTACTCGTATGCACAACTATACCCACGTGCCAGACTCCTATGCCGGTAAAACCGGTGCCGGATTCTATGCCGATGGTATGAAGCAGCACGACGATGAGGTGGGTAAATTACTGAAGAAGATTAAAGATCTGGGTATTGATGATAACACTATCATCATCTACACCTCGGATAACGGTCCAATGGTCGACATGTGGCCTGATGCGGGTGTGACGCCCTTCCGCAGTGAGAAAAACACCGGTTGGGAAGGTGCATTCCGTGTGCCCGGCATGATCAAATGGCCTGGACACATCAAGCCGGGAACCACTAAAAACGGTATTGTCTCCTTGGAAGACTTTTTCCCAACCTTAGTCGCCGCAGCGGGCGGTGAAGGGGTTGAGAAAGAATTACTCAAGGGTAAAAAGGTCGGTAAACAAACCTACAAAGTGCACCTCGATGGTTACAACCAACTGCCTTATTTCACCGATAAGACCCAAGAATCGGCTCGTAAAGAGTTCGTTTACTGGAGTGATGACGGTGACTTATTGGCATTGCGTTACAACCAATACAAGTTCCACTTCATGATCCAAGAACATGAAACGGGCTTTGCGGTTTGGCAATATCCATTCACTAAGTTGCGTGTACCTTTGATTTTCGACCTCAGTGTCGATCCATTTGAGAAGGGTGACAAAGGTATGGGCTACAACACTTGGATGTACGAACGTGCATTCTTGATGGGCCCCGCCATGGCTAAGGTCGGTGAAGTCATGGAAAGCTTTAAAGAGTTCCCACCGAGGATGGAAGCTGGTACGTTTGTTCCAAGATAA
- a CDS encoding AAA family ATPase, with protein sequence MEPMANTQTRAHGDILALIEQVESQVVGQRTVIRSLILGLLCSGHVLLEGLPGTAKTRSVKALANALAISYGRIQFTPDLLPSDVTGTEVLHEAEGKSTLRFQPGPVFNQIVLADEINRAPAKVQAALLEAMAEGTITVAGQTHVLPELFMVLATQNPIEQEGTYPLPEAQMDRFLIKASVEYPTKEAERDIVRLVRSEENGVFSADKPQTITIDPASILKARQQIAAVTLSDMVENYIIDLVMATRQPEQYPQSKLASWLMIGASPRASIALDKCARALAWLNGRDHVLVDDVREVAILVLSHRLSLSYEALADGVNQRDLVHELLDVVSIG encoded by the coding sequence ATGGAACCAATGGCTAACACACAAACACGTGCCCACGGGGATATTCTCGCCTTAATTGAACAGGTTGAATCTCAAGTCGTTGGGCAACGCACAGTGATCCGCAGTCTGATTTTGGGCTTACTTTGCAGCGGTCATGTGCTGCTCGAAGGTTTGCCCGGAACGGCCAAAACCCGCTCGGTTAAAGCCTTGGCCAATGCCTTGGCGATTTCCTATGGCAGGATCCAGTTTACGCCGGATCTCTTGCCCTCCGATGTCACGGGCACTGAGGTGCTCCACGAGGCTGAGGGTAAATCGACACTCAGGTTTCAGCCGGGGCCAGTATTTAACCAAATTGTGCTGGCCGATGAAATTAACCGTGCCCCCGCAAAGGTGCAGGCGGCACTGTTAGAGGCTATGGCCGAAGGCACTATTACCGTGGCAGGGCAAACCCATGTGCTGCCTGAACTCTTTATGGTGCTGGCAACACAAAACCCCATCGAGCAGGAAGGCACTTATCCGCTGCCCGAAGCGCAGATGGACCGTTTTCTGATCAAAGCGTCGGTGGAATACCCCACAAAAGAAGCCGAGCGTGACATAGTGCGCCTCGTTCGCAGTGAGGAGAACGGCGTTTTTAGCGCCGATAAACCACAAACCATCACAATCGATCCCGCCAGTATTCTCAAGGCGCGGCAGCAAATTGCGGCCGTGACGCTATCGGATATGGTGGAGAACTATATTATCGATTTAGTGATGGCGACGCGCCAGCCCGAGCAATATCCCCAGTCTAAGTTAGCCAGTTGGCTGATGATTGGTGCCAGCCCTCGGGCATCTATTGCGTTGGATAAATGTGCCCGTGCCTTGGCTTGGCTCAATGGCCGTGACCATGTGCTGGTGGACGATGTGCGTGAGGTGGCGATTTTAGTGTTGAGCCATAGGTTGAGCCTCTCCTATGAGGCATTAGCGGACGGGGTCAATCAGCGCGATCTGGTGCACGAACTGCTCGATGTGGTCAGTATTGGATAA
- a CDS encoding anaerobic sulfatase maturase, whose translation MAKTSMRASTILDVVPLKSAAKALGEHPDYQRRFHVMAKPGGAKCNIDCQYCFYLHKEGLLHQPKQPEMDDATLEAFVKGYIESQDGDEIVFSWQGGEPTLLGVDYFRKVVQLQEKYRPLGVKIENDLQTNGILLNDEWCQFLAEHNFLVGLSIDGPEELHNKYRVTRSGKPTFHLVMAAVEKLKQYKVRFNALVTVNRHNVKYPLEVYRFVTKELGATYIQFNPVVEPSDFKTTAPQFWNSSMIPTVGSELAKPGHPMSVVTDWSVDADDWGKFLIVTFEEWINNDLGRVLVNLFETAVAQVMGKPAQLCITAEFCGKGLAIEHNGDVFSCDHYVYPEYKIANVHERPLNEMAFSTRQLTFGLAKRDSLPQYCKDCPYLKLCWGECPKNRLLKTPDGEEGLNYLCPGIKAFFDYSLPILTGLAVLLGQPHGTNG comes from the coding sequence ATGGCAAAAACTTCAATGCGAGCATCAACAATACTCGATGTCGTACCGTTAAAATCAGCTGCAAAGGCGCTTGGAGAGCATCCCGATTACCAACGTCGTTTCCACGTGATGGCAAAGCCCGGTGGGGCGAAATGTAACATCGATTGCCAATATTGTTTTTATCTGCACAAAGAAGGCTTATTGCATCAACCTAAGCAACCAGAGATGGATGATGCGACCCTCGAAGCCTTTGTTAAAGGTTATATCGAAAGCCAAGATGGCGACGAAATCGTATTCTCATGGCAGGGTGGCGAGCCGACCCTGTTAGGCGTGGACTATTTTCGCAAGGTAGTTCAGCTACAGGAAAAATATCGGCCCCTAGGCGTTAAGATTGAAAACGATCTGCAAACCAACGGCATTCTATTAAACGATGAATGGTGCCAGTTTCTTGCCGAGCATAATTTCCTCGTGGGGTTATCCATCGACGGTCCCGAAGAACTCCATAACAAATATCGTGTGACCCGCAGCGGCAAGCCTACCTTTCATTTAGTGATGGCCGCGGTCGAAAAACTCAAACAATACAAGGTGCGTTTTAACGCCTTAGTGACGGTTAACCGCCACAATGTAAAGTATCCGCTCGAAGTTTACCGCTTTGTCACCAAAGAGTTGGGTGCGACCTATATCCAGTTCAATCCTGTGGTCGAACCTAGCGATTTTAAAACCACGGCGCCACAGTTTTGGAACAGCAGCATGATACCCACGGTCGGCAGTGAGCTGGCGAAACCTGGGCATCCTATGTCGGTGGTGACGGATTGGTCAGTCGATGCCGATGACTGGGGCAAGTTCCTCATCGTCACCTTTGAAGAGTGGATCAACAACGACCTTGGCCGAGTGCTGGTTAACCTGTTTGAGACGGCGGTCGCCCAAGTGATGGGCAAACCGGCGCAGCTTTGTATTACCGCTGAGTTTTGCGGTAAGGGCTTAGCCATTGAACATAATGGCGATGTCTTTAGTTGTGACCATTACGTTTACCCCGAATATAAGATTGCCAATGTGCACGAGCGCCCACTCAATGAAATGGCGTTCTCGACCCGGCAATTAACCTTCGGCTTAGCCAAGCGTGATTCGTTACCCCAATACTGTAAAGACTGCCCTTATCTCAAACTCTGTTGGGGCGAATGCCCTAAAAATCGCCTGCTGAAAACCCCAGATGGGGAAGAAGGGCTCAATTATCTGTGTCCAGGGATTAAAGCATTTTTCGATTATTCGTTGCCGATTCTCACGGGATTGGCCGTATTGCTAGGACAACCACATGGAACCAATGGCTAA
- a CDS encoding LysR family transcriptional regulator yields the protein MKTEDLALFHRIAETGSLIEAADLLNLPKSTVSRRLQALEDELNIKLFHRQSRSMTLTSAGSHFYQRSLNILAQLDETLFEMTNDDAEISGHLRIQMFPIHSMNVLMRAIFRFMDLHPRLTVEVINSAESVDMVKNNLDVAFVVEPALDTLDLVVRPIFTTDLRFYASPEYLAEHGTPRTPQEIESHNVSLFRLSNGKIFNELWIGAEQEVRVRGNFCSNSVEVAVEFALQGRGIVYAPTEVVAEYVAAGQLVTLLPEIDPHPGECYLAYPSRRYVSLASRRFIDFILQELAPGGVPTNMSQEGIATRRVCKASEEPFLQNDLRFRQKSTS from the coding sequence ATGAAGACAGAGGACTTAGCGTTATTTCACCGCATAGCCGAAACCGGTAGTTTGATTGAAGCTGCTGATTTGCTTAACTTACCTAAATCGACCGTGAGTCGCCGCTTGCAGGCGTTGGAAGATGAACTGAATATCAAGCTATTCCACCGTCAGAGTCGTTCGATGACGCTCACCTCCGCGGGGAGCCATTTTTATCAGCGCTCGTTAAATATCTTGGCGCAGCTCGATGAAACCCTGTTCGAGATGACCAATGACGATGCCGAGATCAGCGGTCATCTGCGGATCCAAATGTTTCCTATCCACAGTATGAATGTGTTGATGCGGGCGATTTTCCGCTTTATGGATCTGCACCCAAGATTGACGGTGGAAGTGATCAACAGCGCCGAATCCGTCGATATGGTGAAGAACAACCTCGATGTGGCCTTTGTGGTGGAGCCTGCGCTAGATACCTTAGATCTTGTGGTGCGGCCTATCTTCACCACGGATCTGCGCTTCTATGCCAGCCCTGAATACCTCGCCGAGCACGGCACGCCGAGAACACCGCAGGAGATTGAGTCCCACAATGTGTCCTTGTTTAGGCTCTCAAATGGCAAAATCTTCAATGAGTTATGGATAGGTGCCGAGCAGGAAGTGAGAGTGAGAGGCAATTTTTGCTCTAACAGCGTCGAAGTCGCGGTGGAGTTTGCCCTGCAAGGGCGCGGAATTGTCTATGCCCCGACCGAAGTGGTGGCCGAGTATGTGGCAGCAGGGCAGTTAGTGACCCTGTTACCTGAGATTGACCCACATCCTGGTGAGTGTTATTTAGCTTATCCATCAAGACGTTATGTTAGTCTTGCCAGCCGTCGATTTATTGATTTTATCTTGCAAGAACTCGCGCCTGGCGGCGTGCCCACCAATATGAGTCAAGAGGGGATCGCCACTCGCCGAGTCTGTAAGGCCTCCGAAGAACCCTTCCTGCAAAATGATTTGCGCTTTCGCCAAAAAAGCACGTCTTAA
- the groL gene encoding chaperonin GroEL (60 kDa chaperone family; promotes refolding of misfolded polypeptides especially under stressful conditions; forms two stacked rings of heptamers to form a barrel-shaped 14mer; ends can be capped by GroES; misfolded proteins enter the barrel where they are refolded when GroES binds) encodes MAAKEVVFGNDARVKMLAGVNILANAVKVTLGPKGRNVVLDKSFGSPLITKDGVSVAKEIELEDKFENMGAQMVKEVASKANDAAGDGTTTATVLAQAIVTEGLKAVAAGMNPMDLKRGIDKAVAAAVIELKNLSQDCADSKAIAQVGTISANSDESIGQIIATAMEKVGKEGVITVEEGQALENELDVVEGMQFDRGYLSPYFINKPETGSVELDHPFVLLVDKKISNIRELLPILEGLAKTGKPLLIVAEDVEGEALATLVVNNMRGIVKVAAVKAPGFGDRRKAMLQDVAILTGGTVIAEEIGLELEKATLEDLGTAKRVVITKDNTTIIDGNGEQAQIEARVSQIKQQIEESTSDYDKEKLQERMAKLAGGVAVIKVGAATEVEMKEKKARVEDALHATRAAVEEGVVPGGGVALVRVASKIADVEVANEDQKHGVVIALRAMEAPLRQIATNAGEEASVVANTVKNGSGNYGYNAGNDTYGDMLEMGILDPTKVTRSALQFAASIAGLMITTEAMVAELPKADAPDMGGMGGMGGMGGMM; translated from the coding sequence ATGGCAGCTAAAGAAGTTGTATTTGGTAATGACGCACGCGTAAAAATGCTGGCTGGTGTAAACATTCTGGCTAACGCAGTAAAAGTGACCTTAGGCCCTAAAGGCCGTAACGTGGTATTAGACAAGAGCTTTGGCTCACCACTGATCACTAAAGACGGTGTGTCTGTTGCAAAAGAAATTGAATTAGAAGACAAGTTCGAAAACATGGGCGCGCAAATGGTGAAAGAAGTTGCTTCTAAAGCCAACGACGCCGCCGGTGACGGTACCACTACTGCAACCGTTCTGGCACAAGCCATTGTGACTGAAGGCTTAAAAGCCGTTGCAGCGGGAATGAACCCAATGGACTTAAAGCGCGGTATCGATAAAGCCGTTGCTGCAGCCGTTATCGAGCTGAAAAACCTTTCTCAAGATTGCGCCGACTCAAAAGCTATCGCTCAAGTAGGTACTATCTCTGCTAACTCTGACGAGTCAATCGGCCAAATCATTGCTACTGCAATGGAAAAAGTCGGTAAAGAAGGCGTGATCACCGTTGAAGAAGGTCAAGCACTGGAAAACGAACTGGACGTAGTAGAAGGTATGCAGTTCGACCGTGGTTACCTGTCTCCATACTTCATCAACAAGCCAGAAACTGGCAGCGTTGAATTAGATCACCCATTCGTACTGTTAGTAGACAAGAAAATCTCTAACATTCGCGAACTGTTACCAATCCTTGAAGGTCTGGCAAAAACTGGTAAGCCATTACTGATCGTTGCCGAAGACGTTGAAGGCGAAGCCTTAGCAACCTTAGTTGTGAACAACATGCGCGGTATCGTGAAAGTGGCTGCGGTTAAAGCACCAGGCTTTGGTGATCGTCGCAAGGCAATGCTGCAAGACGTGGCGATTTTAACTGGCGGTACTGTAATCGCTGAAGAAATCGGCTTAGAGCTTGAAAAAGCAACCTTAGAAGACTTAGGTACTGCTAAGCGTGTTGTGATCACTAAAGACAACACCACCATCATCGATGGTAACGGTGAGCAAGCGCAAATCGAAGCGCGCGTTAGCCAAATCAAGCAACAAATCGAAGAATCAACTTCAGACTACGACAAAGAAAAACTGCAAGAGCGTATGGCTAAATTAGCTGGCGGTGTTGCGGTAATCAAAGTCGGTGCTGCTACCGAAGTTGAAATGAAAGAGAAAAAAGCACGCGTAGAAGACGCGCTGCACGCAACCCGTGCTGCGGTTGAAGAAGGCGTGGTACCTGGCGGCGGTGTAGCTCTGGTACGTGTTGCTTCTAAGATTGCTGACGTTGAAGTGGCTAACGAAGACCAAAAACACGGTGTGGTTATTGCCCTACGTGCAATGGAAGCGCCACTGCGTCAAATCGCAACCAACGCAGGCGAAGAAGCCTCTGTTGTGGCTAACACAGTGAAGAACGGCAGCGGTAACTATGGTTACAACGCGGGTAACGACACCTACGGCGATATGTTAGAAATGGGTATCCTTGACCCAACTAAAGTGACCCGTAGCGCACTGCAATTTGCAGCGTCTATCGCAGGCCTGATGATCACCACCGAAGCAATGGTAGCTGAACTGCCAAAAGCTGATGCGCCAGATATGGGCGGAATGGGTGGAATGGGCGGAATGGGCGGCATGATGTGA
- a CDS encoding efflux RND transporter periplasmic adaptor subunit produces MKSYRLLPLAALLPALLTACTPAESSVQASAIRPVKLFEVMQLEGGDFRTFPARVSANSRAELSFRISGELTDLALVEGQQIRQGSLLAKLDDRDAYNNLMTREAEHELLAADFQRKTELLKRKLISQAEFDSAQAQLKSAKAALAAARDQLSYTKLIAPFSGTVAKRLVDNHQIVQANQGILTLQNNSLLDVSIQVPEAMAASLNNYIQQQNFTAKVRFSALAGMEFDAKFKEYSTQVTPGTQAYEVVFSLPQPKDIQLLPGMSAELTLALVKTPDQTASAIVPVTAIDKRDQDGQVQVWVYQAQSGEVKPTAVTLGRVTTEGIEVLGGINKGDLIVSAGVSQLSDGMKVKPLRWQRGV; encoded by the coding sequence ATGAAATCATATCGACTGCTCCCCTTGGCGGCTTTGTTGCCAGCCCTACTGACGGCCTGTACCCCCGCGGAAAGCTCAGTACAGGCGAGTGCTATTCGTCCAGTAAAACTCTTTGAGGTGATGCAGCTCGAAGGGGGAGATTTTAGGACATTTCCGGCGCGCGTCAGTGCCAATAGCCGCGCCGAGTTATCCTTTAGGATTTCAGGCGAGCTGACAGATCTCGCATTAGTGGAAGGGCAACAGATCCGCCAAGGCAGCCTATTGGCTAAGCTCGACGACAGGGATGCCTATAACAATTTAATGACTCGCGAAGCCGAGCATGAACTCTTGGCGGCGGATTTTCAGCGTAAAACCGAACTCCTCAAGCGCAAGTTAATTTCCCAAGCCGAGTTTGATAGCGCCCAAGCGCAACTTAAATCGGCCAAAGCGGCCTTGGCCGCCGCCCGTGATCAGTTAAGTTATACCAAGCTTATTGCTCCCTTTAGTGGCACTGTGGCCAAACGTTTAGTGGATAACCACCAAATCGTACAGGCCAACCAAGGGATTTTAACGCTGCAAAACAACAGCTTGCTCGATGTCAGCATTCAAGTCCCCGAGGCGATGGCGGCAAGCTTAAACAACTATATTCAGCAGCAAAACTTTACCGCTAAGGTGCGTTTTAGCGCATTAGCAGGGATGGAGTTTGATGCGAAATTCAAAGAATACTCGACCCAAGTAACCCCGGGTACTCAGGCCTATGAAGTGGTGTTTTCCTTACCTCAACCCAAAGATATTCAATTACTTCCGGGCATGAGCGCCGAGTTAACCCTCGCCTTAGTGAAAACCCCAGATCAAACCGCATCGGCCATAGTGCCTGTCACCGCCATCGATAAACGCGATCAGGATGGCCAAGTTCAAGTCTGGGTCTATCAAGCGCAATCGGGCGAGGTTAAACCCACGGCAGTGACCTTAGGCCGAGTCACCACCGAAGGCATTGAAGTCTTAGGCGGCATCAATAAGGGCGACTTGATTGTCAGCGCGGGGGTATCCCAATTATCTGACGGGATGAAAGTGAAGCCACTACGCTGGCAACGCGGAGTGTAA
- a CDS encoding co-chaperone GroES, whose translation MNIRPLHDRVIVKRLEVESTSAGGIVLTGSAAEKSTRGEVLAVGNGRILENGTVRPLDVKVGDVVIFNEGYGVKKEKIDGQEVLILSEADLMAIVG comes from the coding sequence ATGAATATTCGTCCATTACATGACCGCGTAATCGTTAAGCGTTTAGAAGTTGAATCAACTTCAGCGGGTGGCATTGTATTAACCGGTAGCGCCGCTGAAAAATCGACTCGCGGAGAAGTACTGGCAGTAGGCAACGGCCGTATTCTCGAAAATGGCACTGTAAGACCACTGGATGTGAAAGTAGGTGATGTAGTGATCTTCAATGAAGGTTACGGTGTGAAGAAAGAAAAAATCGACGGTCAAGAAGTCTTGATCCTGTCAGAAGCTGACCTGATGGCCATCGTAGGTTAA